The following coding sequences are from one Methanobacterium bryantii window:
- the glyS gene encoding glycine--tRNA ligase: protein MKHDKVMNIAKKRGFLWSSFEIYAGVAGFYDYGPLGAILKNSIINKWREYYIVREGFYEIESPTVMPEEALKASGHVDNFTDPMTECKECLEVYRADHIIEEVMDKEVEGLTNEELTAMIADEEIGCPKCGSQLSRVWNYNLMFQTLIGAKGKKTGYMRPETAQGIFIPFKRLLRFFRGKLPFGVVQIGKAYRNEISPRQGVIRLREFTQAEAEIFVDPRDKTHKKFDAIKDETLKLYSAEIQMNEGEPIELSTGEALSKKIVSSQMLVYQLYLASKFLEEIGIPEDVIRFRQHLPTEMAHYAIDCWDVEVKTERYGWVEIIGIADRTDYDLKSHTEHSKEDLRVFLEYDEPKHIKKLAVKPNMGKFGPSFKGDAPKILKALENIEAESIKQAVENEGSFKLEIGGDSYQLLPEHVNFEEVSETVRGEKIFPHVIEPSYGIDRIIFSVLSHTFTEDKENDREYFKLPRDIAPVEVSVFPLLNKEELVKVALQIEDDLRLEGFIAEFDSSGTIGRRYARSDEIGVPFALTVDHESLEDDMVTIRNRDNTKQKRIPISDISEVLEGLMDYSIEFEDL from the coding sequence ATGAAACATGATAAAGTAATGAACATTGCAAAGAAGAGAGGTTTCCTGTGGTCTTCATTTGAAATATATGCAGGTGTTGCAGGATTTTATGATTACGGCCCTCTTGGCGCTATACTAAAAAATTCGATTATCAACAAGTGGAGAGAATATTACATCGTAAGGGAAGGTTTTTATGAAATAGAGTCTCCTACTGTAATGCCAGAGGAAGCTCTTAAAGCTTCAGGACATGTTGACAATTTCACTGATCCAATGACTGAATGTAAAGAATGTTTAGAAGTTTACAGGGCAGATCACATAATTGAAGAGGTTATGGATAAAGAAGTGGAAGGTTTAACCAACGAAGAACTCACTGCAATGATTGCGGATGAAGAAATAGGTTGCCCTAAATGTGGCAGTCAGTTATCTCGTGTGTGGAATTACAATTTGATGTTTCAAACACTGATCGGTGCCAAAGGTAAAAAAACAGGATACATGCGTCCTGAAACCGCTCAGGGTATTTTTATACCATTTAAAAGGCTTTTAAGGTTCTTTAGAGGTAAATTGCCCTTTGGTGTGGTTCAAATAGGAAAGGCCTACCGAAATGAAATATCTCCAAGACAAGGTGTAATAAGGCTCCGTGAATTCACCCAGGCAGAAGCTGAGATTTTTGTTGATCCTAGGGATAAGACCCACAAAAAATTTGATGCCATTAAAGATGAGACACTTAAACTCTATTCTGCAGAAATCCAGATGAATGAAGGAGAACCAATCGAATTGTCTACAGGAGAAGCGCTTTCAAAGAAGATAGTATCAAGTCAAATGCTTGTTTACCAGTTATATCTTGCAAGTAAGTTTTTGGAAGAAATCGGAATTCCGGAGGATGTTATAAGGTTCAGGCAGCATTTGCCAACTGAGATGGCGCATTATGCAATTGACTGCTGGGATGTGGAAGTAAAAACGGAAAGGTACGGCTGGGTAGAGATTATTGGAATTGCAGACAGGACTGATTATGACCTTAAATCTCATACAGAGCACAGTAAAGAAGATCTAAGGGTCTTTTTAGAGTACGATGAACCTAAACATATCAAAAAATTAGCTGTAAAACCAAACATGGGTAAATTTGGACCTTCCTTTAAAGGTGATGCACCAAAGATACTTAAAGCGCTTGAAAATATTGAAGCTGAAAGCATTAAACAAGCAGTTGAAAATGAAGGATCATTTAAACTTGAGATAGGTGGTGACTCCTACCAATTATTGCCTGAACATGTTAATTTTGAGGAAGTGAGTGAAACAGTAAGGGGAGAAAAAATATTTCCTCATGTTATAGAACCTTCCTATGGTATTGACCGTATAATTTTCTCTGTACTTTCACATACATTTACAGAAGATAAAGAAAATGACAGGGAATATTTCAAATTACCGAGGGACATAGCTCCAGTTGAAGTAAGTGTTTTCCCACTTTTAAATAAAGAAGAACTTGTAAAAGTGGCGCTTCAAATAGAGGATGACTTAAGATTAGAAGGATTTATAGCAGAGTTTGATTCATCAGGAACTATTGGGCGGAGATATGCCCGTTCAGATGAAATAGGGGTGCCTTTTGCACTAACTGTTGATCATGAATCTTTAGAAGATGATATGGTCACCATAAGAAATAGGGATAATACCAAACAAAAAAGGATTCCAATTTCAGATATCAGTGAAGTTTTAGAGGGTTTAATGGATTACAGTATTGAATTTGAAGATCTTTAA
- a CDS encoding helix-turn-helix transcriptional regulator yields the protein MHITDILNFYEEVKDDIKSQSTSSVRTKIMISLSEGPKKTKDLRELTGIPASTILHGINELEKQELVIKEGDNFFLSEIGKIMALKLIDTIRASVSLKKLQKLLFNHEIRDIPHDLLMDVGHLSNSQLIEADNIDIFKVHGTHLEIVLDSKKIRGISPIFYPNYPETFKKIIESDIKVELILTSDVLKKTMQSTDSGEKDLKKLIKKGNLTLWTLDKDIKVAFTVTDKFMTMGFFSVNGMYDPTRNLVSNDSDALSWGNRLFEYYCMQADKVNFEK from the coding sequence ATGCATATAACAGATATTTTAAATTTCTATGAAGAAGTGAAAGACGATATAAAATCTCAAAGTACCTCCAGTGTCAGAACAAAGATCATGATAAGTCTAAGTGAAGGACCCAAGAAAACTAAAGATCTAAGAGAATTAACTGGAATACCCGCATCCACTATATTACATGGAATCAATGAACTTGAAAAACAAGAATTAGTTATAAAAGAAGGAGATAACTTTTTTCTATCAGAAATAGGAAAAATAATGGCTCTAAAATTAATAGATACCATTAGAGCATCTGTTTCACTTAAAAAACTCCAGAAATTATTATTCAATCATGAAATAAGAGATATTCCTCACGATTTACTCATGGATGTAGGCCATCTAAGCAACTCCCAGCTTATTGAAGCAGATAATATAGATATTTTCAAAGTGCATGGAACACATCTAGAAATTGTATTAGACTCTAAAAAGATAAGGGGCATTTCTCCAATATTTTATCCAAATTATCCTGAAACTTTTAAAAAGATTATAGAAAGCGACATTAAAGTTGAACTTATATTAACAAGCGATGTGCTGAAAAAAACCATGCAATCAACAGATAGCGGAGAAAAAGACCTAAAAAAATTAATTAAAAAAGGAAATTTAACGCTATGGACACTGGATAAAGATATTAAAGTTGCATTTACAGTTACAGATAAATTTATGACAATGGGCTTTTTTTCAGTAAATGGAATGTACGACCCTACTCGAAACCTGGTAAGTAACGACAGCGATGCGCTTTCCTGGGGTAACAGATTATTTGAATACTACTGCATGCAGGCGGATAAAGTAAATTTTGAAAAATAA
- the minD gene encoding cell division ATPase MinD: MSKFIAIASGKGGVGRTTLTYNLGVGMSLFGRNVIMLDLDLVMANLDVITGLLNPDVTLHDVLAKNRSIDECVYEIEQGIRVIPTGIHFETLRHINPKYISWNKILEEIADYGDIFLMDMPAGINSNIFEGLPENVEMIIVTNSTMTSVADALKIRILSNELNIQIIGFVLNMWYDDGFLLSVNEIESILEVPMIGIIPYDREVERSMALGKSVVEINPSSPTSNALMQLTAHLLGEEYKPIEPDKEGILSRLKKFIGMLPD, encoded by the coding sequence ATGTCAAAATTTATAGCAATTGCTTCAGGTAAAGGTGGAGTTGGAAGAACTACCTTAACATACAATTTAGGAGTAGGAATGTCCTTATTCGGCAGAAATGTTATAATGCTAGATTTAGATTTAGTAATGGCAAACTTAGATGTCATAACAGGACTTTTAAATCCAGATGTTACGTTACATGATGTTCTAGCTAAAAACAGATCAATAGATGAATGTGTTTATGAAATAGAACAGGGTATACGAGTTATTCCAACAGGAATACATTTTGAAACACTCAGACATATCAATCCAAAATATATATCATGGAATAAAATACTGGAAGAAATTGCAGACTATGGTGACATTTTCCTTATGGATATGCCTGCAGGTATTAATTCAAATATTTTTGAAGGGCTTCCAGAAAATGTAGAGATGATCATCGTTACAAACTCTACCATGACTTCTGTAGCTGATGCTCTTAAAATCAGAATACTCTCAAATGAACTGAATATCCAGATCATTGGATTTGTACTGAATATGTGGTATGATGATGGTTTTTTACTCTCCGTTAATGAGATAGAATCTATACTTGAAGTTCCAATGATTGGAATCATTCCATATGACCGTGAAGTGGAGAGATCAATGGCCCTTGGAAAATCTGTAGTCGAAATCAATCCATCATCACCTACAAGCAATGCACTCATGCAGCTTACTGCTCATTTACTTGGAGAAGAATACAAACCAATTGAACCTGATAAAGAGGGTATTCTAAGCAGACTGAAAAAGTTCATAGGCATGTTACCAGACTAA
- a CDS encoding carbohydrate kinase family protein → MPVDVVGLGTCNIDFINKVPRLVGIDDEVNVEKLVLSVGGSASNFTVGLSRLNISTGIIARIGNDYFGQLCAKKLCDERVNTQRLLNIDAPTGMVFIAVDPPGERSMYSFMGANAEFKLLKEDIDYINSSKVLHITGMYKEVFEEASRYANFLSLNPGTLLSEYGIDELYKPIKRSNVIFLNKKEVKILTGENLKNGTQVLLDTGAKMVVVTCGKEGANLYTKDEIIHSPVKETAALDTTGAGDSFAAGFIAAYIKDKKLKECLDFANTVASSCVGKIGAMNVSRACNLDI, encoded by the coding sequence TTGCCAGTTGACGTGGTTGGACTTGGAACATGTAATATAGACTTCATTAACAAAGTTCCCAGACTTGTAGGAATCGATGATGAGGTTAATGTTGAAAAACTCGTTTTATCTGTGGGAGGTTCAGCATCCAATTTTACGGTGGGGCTTTCCAGATTAAATATAAGCACAGGAATTATAGCTAGAATTGGAAATGATTATTTCGGGCAATTATGCGCTAAAAAGTTATGTGATGAAAGAGTTAATACTCAAAGACTTCTAAATATTGATGCACCTACAGGCATGGTATTTATAGCTGTTGACCCTCCTGGAGAAAGGTCAATGTATTCATTTATGGGTGCAAATGCAGAATTTAAACTATTAAAAGAGGATATTGATTATATAAATAGTTCAAAAGTACTGCACATAACTGGAATGTATAAAGAAGTGTTTGAAGAAGCTTCAAGATATGCAAACTTTTTATCGTTAAATCCAGGAACATTACTCTCAGAATATGGAATAGATGAATTATACAAACCTATTAAACGATCTAACGTGATATTTTTAAATAAAAAAGAAGTTAAAATCTTAACTGGAGAAAACTTAAAGAATGGAACACAAGTACTTTTAGATACCGGCGCTAAAATGGTTGTTGTAACCTGCGGCAAAGAGGGTGCAAATCTCTATACTAAAGATGAAATAATCCATTCCCCTGTAAAAGAAACTGCTGCCCTTGATACAACTGGAGCCGGAGATTCATTTGCTGCAGGTTTTATAGCTGCTTATATCAAAGATAAAAAATTGAAAGAATGCCTTGATTTTGCAAATACAGTGGCATCTTCATGTGTTGGGAAAATAGGAGCTATGAATGTGTCAAGAGCATGCAATCTGGATATTTAA
- a CDS encoding DUF1512 family protein has product MALFGLSPFDIMGILVIVLLIFLIPWIVRVRALSSVNKAALELENMVRELEDFLIEISKEKGKPILDPSAKIEGFMEFFVVPPVDLDPNGLVRKFEKILDLSEDRFKQMINEVAPLADVETKANIVMTLKATLAINDVAKQVRHNLELGRKGNLQILLMLQMSIPLIMRVVKAQFEGAKTFSEGKPIGDGAGPIVAGLLMKDYKNEYITEIEDMFIAKKKMEERDLIIARAKGPGARVGRVGKVVRSILAKENIDKVITVDAAVKLEGEETGKVARGIGVVIGGPGVDKWAIEEEIVKRNIELDAVIVKMSPEEAISNMNQKIADASLEAFELVQELIYNSPDDTNILVVGVGNSCGIKNILDDISEIEVKQNKIDAQEDKRGYLKR; this is encoded by the coding sequence ATGGCATTATTTGGATTGAGTCCATTTGATATTATGGGGATACTGGTAATAGTTTTACTCATTTTTCTAATTCCATGGATTGTAAGGGTAAGGGCATTATCCAGTGTTAACAAGGCTGCACTTGAATTAGAGAACATGGTTCGGGAATTGGAGGATTTTCTTATTGAAATATCTAAAGAAAAAGGAAAGCCTATTCTTGACCCTTCAGCTAAAATTGAAGGTTTTATGGAATTCTTTGTAGTTCCTCCTGTAGATCTTGACCCTAACGGACTCGTAAGAAAGTTTGAGAAAATCCTGGATCTAAGTGAAGACAGATTTAAACAGATGATAAATGAAGTGGCCCCTTTAGCCGACGTGGAAACCAAAGCAAACATTGTGATGACTTTAAAGGCCACACTCGCTATTAACGATGTTGCAAAACAGGTAAGACACAATTTAGAGCTTGGAAGAAAAGGAAACTTACAGATATTACTGATGCTTCAAATGAGTATTCCTCTGATTATGAGGGTTGTAAAAGCCCAATTTGAAGGTGCAAAAACATTTTCTGAAGGAAAACCCATAGGAGATGGTGCAGGTCCTATAGTTGCAGGTCTGCTTATGAAAGACTATAAAAATGAGTACATAACTGAGATCGAAGATATGTTCATTGCTAAAAAGAAGATGGAAGAACGTGATCTGATTATAGCTCGTGCAAAAGGTCCTGGAGCAAGAGTTGGAAGGGTTGGAAAAGTTGTCAGGTCTATACTTGCGAAAGAAAATATAGATAAAGTAATAACAGTAGATGCAGCAGTCAAACTTGAGGGTGAAGAGACAGGGAAAGTGGCAAGAGGTATTGGAGTTGTAATTGGCGGTCCTGGAGTAGATAAATGGGCTATTGAAGAAGAAATTGTTAAAAGAAACATTGAACTTGATGCTGTCATTGTGAAAATGAGTCCTGAAGAGGCTATAAGCAACATGAACCAGAAGATTGCAGATGCTTCACTTGAGGCATTTGAACTGGTGCAGGAATTAATTTATAATTCTCCTGACGACACAAATATCCTTGTGGTTGGGGTTGGAAACAGCTGCGGGATTAAAAATATACTGGATGATATATCAGAAATAGAAGTTAAGCAAAATAAAATAGATGCGCAAGAAGACAAGCGCGGTTATTTAAAGAGATAA
- a CDS encoding helix-turn-helix transcriptional regulator: MDIIDTLNRYEGIKGDIKFVTTSSVRTKIILSLNKGNKDLNTLKNELGLESSAALHSLKKLESQNIIIKKKNEYSLSTIGKLYAIKSENLFKSFYTIKKYEKIWLNHWIDGIPKNLLKEIKCLNNSFLVESTPIDIIKPHSHYTKLVNKANEIKSISPIFYYPYIDLYKNALKRDADVKLILSPLILAKMTETAGVEILNQILSSKNFKLYKIEKDVKVVFTVTENFLSLGLFSTEGLYDATINLVSYDVDAIEWGNKLFSYYLDKAQKFDLDNLSK; the protein is encoded by the coding sequence ATGGACATAATTGACACTTTGAATCGTTATGAAGGCATAAAAGGAGATATAAAATTTGTTACGACTTCAAGTGTCAGGACAAAGATCATTTTAAGCTTAAATAAAGGGAATAAGGATTTGAATACACTTAAAAATGAACTGGGTTTAGAATCATCTGCGGCATTGCACTCCCTTAAAAAACTTGAAAGCCAAAATATCATTATCAAAAAGAAAAATGAATACTCTTTATCAACAATCGGTAAATTATATGCCATCAAATCAGAAAATTTATTCAAATCATTTTATACAATTAAAAAATATGAGAAAATATGGTTAAATCACTGGATAGATGGAATACCTAAAAATTTACTTAAAGAAATTAAATGCCTAAACAATTCATTTTTAGTGGAATCCACACCAATAGATATCATAAAACCCCACAGTCATTACACCAAACTGGTAAACAAAGCCAATGAAATTAAATCCATATCGCCCATTTTCTATTATCCATATATAGACCTTTATAAAAATGCATTAAAAAGGGATGCGGACGTAAAACTCATTTTATCCCCATTAATACTGGCTAAAATGACCGAAACTGCAGGTGTAGAAATTTTAAACCAGATTTTATCTTCAAAGAATTTTAAACTGTATAAAATAGAAAAAGATGTAAAAGTGGTCTTTACAGTCACCGAGAATTTTCTATCACTGGGTTTATTTTCAACTGAAGGACTGTATGATGCCACCATCAATTTAGTAAGTTATGATGTAGATGCAATCGAGTGGGGTAATAAATTATTCAGTTATTACTTGGATAAAGCTCAAAAATTCGATTTAGACAATTTAAGCAAATAA
- the minD gene encoding septum site-determining protein MinD produces MTRVITVASGKGGVGKTTITANLGVALSTYGEETIVLDADVAMANLELILGMEGKSITLHDVLSGEASIEDAIYEGPGGVKVIPAGISLEGLRKIRLDRLEEALSVLVENADILLIDAPAGLEKDALAAIASAQELILVTTPEVPSISDALKTKIVANKLGVEITGVVINREQHDKTFLTVNEIETILEVPVIAVVPDDPEVSRAAAFGEPLVVKNPKSPTSNAIMQLGADLIGEEYHPIEPDKKGVISKLVEGLLGRRG; encoded by the coding sequence GTAAAGGCGGAGTGGGAAAAACAACAATAACTGCAAATTTAGGAGTAGCTTTATCTACTTATGGAGAAGAAACTATAGTACTGGACGCAGATGTAGCTATGGCAAATTTAGAGCTTATCCTTGGAATGGAAGGAAAATCAATTACATTACATGATGTCCTATCCGGAGAAGCCTCTATTGAAGATGCCATATATGAAGGACCAGGCGGTGTCAAAGTCATTCCTGCAGGGATTTCACTGGAAGGACTTCGAAAAATCAGACTAGATAGACTTGAAGAAGCTCTATCTGTACTGGTTGAAAATGCAGATATACTTTTAATAGATGCTCCCGCAGGGCTTGAAAAAGATGCACTGGCAGCAATAGCATCCGCACAGGAATTAATTCTTGTTACAACTCCAGAGGTTCCTTCCATAAGTGACGCATTAAAAACAAAAATCGTTGCCAATAAACTGGGTGTAGAAATAACAGGTGTTGTTATAAACAGAGAACAACATGACAAGACATTTTTAACAGTTAACGAAATCGAAACTATCCTAGAGGTACCTGTTATTGCAGTAGTTCCTGATGATCCAGAGGTAAGCAGGGCTGCAGCATTTGGAGAACCACTTGTAGTTAAAAATCCAAAATCTCCTACAAGCAACGCAATTATGCAGTTAGGTGCAGATCTAATTGGTGAAGAGTACCATCCTATTGAACCTGATAAAAAAGGAGTTATTTCCAAACTGGTTGAAGGATTACTTGGAAGAAGAGGATAA
- a CDS encoding helix-turn-helix transcriptional regulator, whose amino-acid sequence MNINDILNYYEDVKEDFKFQGISSVRIKIMISLYEGPKKTKDLRELTGIPASTLLHGINELEKQKLISRKGEYFFLSEIGFISTLKLVDTIKTRRLFKNTKKLWLNHDIESIPQNLLMKIGDLSNSNLIEDELDDMFHSHRTYLQIVSNSKEIKSISPIFYPDYTETFARLIKENVDVELILTGEILTKTINSLNSEDLNEFKRLLSKNKLKIWEIKEDIKIAFTVTDSSMILGLFSADGIYDPNLILVSDHNDAITWGNKLFDYHKKKSQKISMEYFEQFS is encoded by the coding sequence ATGAATATAAATGATATTTTAAATTATTATGAAGATGTTAAAGAAGATTTTAAATTCCAAGGCATATCAAGTGTTCGAATAAAGATCATGATAAGCTTGTATGAAGGACCCAAGAAAACTAAAGATCTAAGAGAATTAACTGGAATACCCGCATCCACATTATTACATGGAATCAATGAACTTGAAAAACAAAAATTAATTTCAAGAAAAGGAGAATACTTCTTTTTATCAGAAATAGGGTTTATATCAACGCTTAAATTAGTAGATACGATTAAAACACGTAGATTATTTAAAAATACTAAGAAATTATGGCTTAATCATGATATAGAATCTATTCCTCAAAATTTACTGATGAAAATCGGAGACTTAAGCAACTCTAATCTTATTGAAGATGAACTTGATGATATGTTCCATTCACATAGAACATACCTTCAGATAGTGTCAAATTCTAAAGAAATAAAAAGTATTTCACCTATATTTTACCCAGATTACACAGAAACTTTTGCAAGACTAATCAAAGAGAATGTTGACGTTGAATTAATATTAACAGGAGAGATACTTACAAAAACAATTAATTCACTCAATTCAGAAGACCTCAATGAATTTAAAAGATTACTCTCCAAAAATAAGCTTAAAATATGGGAAATAAAAGAAGATATTAAAATTGCATTTACAGTTACAGATAGTTCCATGATATTAGGGTTGTTCTCAGCAGATGGAATATATGACCCAAATTTGATTTTAGTAAGTGATCATAACGATGCAATTACATGGGGAAATAAACTGTTTGATTACCATAAGAAAAAATCTCAAAAAATTAGCATGGAATATTTTGAACAATTCTCATGA
- a CDS encoding UbiA family prenyltransferase, giving the protein MQQVDKIKYWNDVLNSFVNTSYKKIENLVSFLLKSTLSTAIFGSLRAYYPFLLFGAVVSWNLLLATFLVIFAVYCMNNLTDKEEDEVNSPEKASFVNNNEKTLTFAVGSSYIIAIILGFLDSFYTVLILLVPLFAGVIYSIKVSSKLPRLKDIFAVKNIIIALSWAVATTFIPAIHTPNVSWAFIIPILYFFFVKSFVNSVVCDIRDIEGDTANGIRTIPVGIGKEKTKKILSALTFSIMPVISILLFYGLSLGYFITMAFSMVNSYWHINYVSNTKEISKYMSLLVHGEWIFVLALCCIITLV; this is encoded by the coding sequence ATGCAACAAGTCGACAAAATAAAATACTGGAATGATGTACTAAATAGTTTTGTAAATACAAGCTATAAAAAAATAGAAAATTTAGTATCTTTTCTACTGAAAAGTACGTTATCTACAGCAATATTTGGCTCTTTAAGGGCATATTACCCCTTTTTGTTATTTGGGGCTGTTGTAAGCTGGAATCTACTTCTAGCCACATTTCTTGTAATTTTTGCAGTATACTGCATGAATAATTTAACGGATAAAGAAGAAGACGAAGTCAATTCACCAGAAAAGGCAAGCTTCGTTAACAATAATGAAAAAACACTCACCTTTGCCGTGGGTTCTTCCTATATTATAGCAATAATATTAGGATTTTTAGATAGTTTTTATACTGTTCTTATTTTATTAGTTCCACTTTTTGCTGGAGTTATATACAGTATCAAAGTTTCTTCTAAATTACCACGTCTAAAAGACATATTTGCAGTTAAAAATATAATCATTGCTTTAAGCTGGGCAGTGGCAACTACGTTTATTCCTGCAATCCATACACCTAATGTTTCATGGGCATTTATAATTCCCATACTCTACTTTTTCTTTGTAAAAAGTTTCGTAAATTCAGTTGTATGCGACATACGAGACATAGAAGGAGATACAGCAAACGGTATAAGAACTATCCCCGTTGGAATTGGAAAAGAAAAAACAAAAAAAATACTTTCAGCACTTACATTTTCTATTATGCCTGTAATTTCAATATTACTGTTTTACGGGCTGTCTCTTGGTTACTTTATAACAATGGCCTTTTCCATGGTTAACAGCTACTGGCATATAAATTATGTCAGCAATACAAAAGAAATCAGCAAATATATGTCCCTTCTGGTACACGGAGAATGGATTTTCGTGCTAGCACTATGCTGCATTATCACACTGGTATAA
- a CDS encoding TatD family hydrolase — MIDAHVHADTRPYEDFEKMAVAGIETAVTCAHDPLRMSVSDVVFDHWNRILNNDIKRAAENGLKLYAALGIHPRSISEDFERALEKLPSFLENDSVVAIGEIGLETASESEKNIFKEQLQLAETLKMKAIVHTPRSNKKEITWITTSIIEENIDPKMVVIDHVDCTIVNDVIDVGAMLGLTVQPKKMTPDEAVSILDEYGFNKFYLDSDMSSSPSDPLSVPKTVHRIKLAGFNEKDIRKVSNDNAAKFFEL; from the coding sequence ATGATAGATGCACATGTGCATGCAGATACACGGCCCTATGAAGACTTTGAAAAAATGGCAGTGGCAGGTATAGAGACGGCAGTAACGTGCGCACACGATCCTCTAAGGATGAGCGTGTCGGACGTAGTTTTTGACCACTGGAACCGTATTTTAAATAATGATATTAAAAGGGCAGCAGAAAACGGATTAAAACTATATGCAGCTCTTGGAATTCATCCAAGGAGCATTTCAGAAGATTTTGAAAGGGCACTTGAGAAGTTACCTTCCTTTTTAGAAAATGACTCTGTAGTTGCAATTGGAGAAATCGGACTTGAAACCGCATCTGAATCTGAAAAAAATATATTCAAAGAACAGCTGCAGCTTGCAGAAACTCTTAAAATGAAAGCAATTGTACATACACCTCGAAGCAATAAAAAAGAGATAACGTGGATTACAACATCCATTATTGAGGAAAATATAGATCCTAAAATGGTTGTAATAGATCATGTAGACTGTACAATAGTTAACGATGTTATTGATGTGGGTGCAATGCTGGGGCTTACAGTTCAACCTAAAAAAATGACTCCTGATGAAGCGGTTTCAATACTGGATGAATATGGCTTTAATAAGTTTTATTTAGACAGTGATATGAGTTCTTCACCTTCTGATCCTTTATCTGTTCCTAAAACAGTTCATAGAATTAAGTTAGCAGGTTTTAATGAAAAAGATATTAGAAAAGTTTCAAATGATAATGCCGCTAAATTTTTTGAGTTGTAA
- the dcd gene encoding dCTP deaminase gives MAILSDKHIKEYLDAGKIGIDPLDSPNIQIQPSSVDLRIGNEFKGFKIIRKPCIDPMDESDIDSYMESFYIDEGEPFIIHPGEFALATTYETIKLPDDIVARVEGRSSMGRLGVTMHVTAGYIDPGFHGRITLEISNIGKMPVALYTGQRVCQIVFETMTSPSEKPYGHPERDSKYMGQKRPESSRIKYDKDLIKKIALKKE, from the coding sequence ATGGCTATTTTAAGCGATAAACATATTAAAGAATACCTTGATGCAGGAAAAATTGGTATAGATCCACTTGATAGTCCGAATATACAAATACAACCATCATCAGTAGATTTGAGGATAGGAAATGAGTTTAAAGGTTTCAAGATAATTAGAAAACCATGTATAGATCCAATGGATGAATCAGACATTGATTCTTATATGGAATCGTTTTATATAGATGAGGGAGAACCTTTTATAATTCATCCTGGTGAATTTGCCCTTGCTACAACTTATGAAACCATAAAGTTACCCGACGATATCGTTGCAAGGGTTGAAGGCAGATCTTCCATGGGAAGACTTGGTGTAACCATGCACGTCACAGCAGGTTATATAGACCCTGGATTTCATGGAAGGATCACACTGGAAATTTCAAATATTGGTAAAATGCCTGTAGCACTATATACAGGGCAGAGAGTTTGTCAAATAGTTTTTGAGACTATGACCTCTCCATCAGAAAAGCCGTATGGACATCCAGAAAGAGATAGTAAATATATGGGTCAAAAACGCCCAGAATCAAGTAGAATTAAATATGATAAAGATTTAATTAAAAAAATAGCTCTTAAAAAAGAGTAA